The Acetomicrobium flavidum genome window below encodes:
- a CDS encoding CRISPR-associated helicase/endonuclease Cas3 encodes MLQSAGTMWSPGFLDGELKSHPERPLKDHLNGTYRLMSDMAQYHGLKSILPDIDIEIAGITHDLGKAHPLFQDYLNGRGDGIDHALPSAWFALNLSKFHTNEDSFSDIWLAEAVRRHHTYMVDGGEALDFWVQHNKQAFKEQKDAMKKLVPTWNIFLSEEQWEDYAEALMLKRKKILNAQTWLFYRLLYSLLITADRMDAIGVRGLKMHHLPLFKEPDFSGRESSPLDAWRQQTREACIRSVDDIEHPGLFTLTLPTGAGKTITGLDIARRMAHKLGSKTIIYALPFISIVEQNSLVAKGLFGEEDVQEDHSLSTLVETSEKNQDPMTRMKTFFRYWDAPVILTTMVQLWESIYSPKANDTIDFHRLSDAVVIMDEPQTINPRYWHGFGETLQYLSDKLHTSYILMTATQPYIIKGIELSPKGLSFPYNRHTYKILPHKYQLNELPSLLEDHIERLYEKSGLIVLNTRKSAVEVYRMIKNAMGAPVYFLSTWMTPHHRRLTMRLLRYLEKKKIQHYLVSTQVVEAGVDLDFDWVFRDLGPLDSVVQVAGRCNRHSRSERGGLVLVAELMNEQGKSFSNMVYDDILLDSSRSTLRQEDRINIFEENMAPIKVDSYYRDITERLQDKGIWKNLCDGRWGPQDRPNLIDKHYDPLSAEVYVEQNNTVRPMFEKLINTKWTLENLNEKRHLHRKLLQYMIEVPLKALESWRNKLATIAFQDELPPLDFNARFQCWFLTKEGRKHVYDHISGFNLTKDSEDEEGACFL; translated from the coding sequence ATGTTACAAAGTGCGGGAACGATGTGGTCGCCTGGTTTCCTCGATGGTGAGCTTAAAAGCCACCCTGAGAGACCTTTAAAGGATCATCTTAACGGTACATATCGCCTGATGAGCGATATGGCTCAATATCATGGATTAAAGTCGATCCTTCCCGATATAGACATTGAAATAGCGGGTATTACCCATGATCTTGGGAAAGCGCATCCCTTGTTTCAGGATTACCTTAATGGCAGAGGTGATGGCATAGATCATGCCTTGCCCTCTGCCTGGTTTGCTCTTAACCTATCAAAGTTCCACACGAATGAAGATAGTTTCTCTGATATTTGGTTGGCTGAGGCAGTAAGACGACATCATACATATATGGTCGATGGGGGCGAAGCTTTAGATTTTTGGGTGCAGCATAATAAGCAGGCCTTTAAGGAACAAAAGGATGCGATGAAGAAATTGGTCCCCACCTGGAACATTTTCTTAAGTGAAGAACAATGGGAAGATTACGCAGAAGCATTAATGCTAAAGCGTAAGAAGATACTCAACGCACAGACGTGGTTGTTTTATCGGTTACTTTACTCTCTTCTTATAACTGCTGATCGTATGGATGCGATAGGCGTGAGAGGTCTCAAGATGCATCATTTGCCTCTTTTTAAGGAGCCGGATTTTTCGGGACGAGAAAGCAGCCCATTGGATGCATGGAGACAACAGACTCGCGAAGCTTGCATTAGATCGGTGGACGACATTGAACATCCGGGCCTTTTCACTTTAACCTTGCCTACAGGAGCAGGTAAGACAATTACAGGCCTGGATATTGCTCGTAGGATGGCACATAAACTGGGCAGCAAAACCATCATTTACGCCTTACCTTTTATCAGTATAGTTGAACAAAACTCCTTGGTGGCAAAAGGTCTTTTTGGAGAAGAAGATGTGCAGGAAGATCATAGTCTATCTACACTTGTAGAGACGAGCGAAAAAAACCAGGATCCCATGACTCGCATGAAGACATTTTTCAGGTATTGGGATGCGCCGGTGATATTAACGACAATGGTTCAACTCTGGGAGAGTATCTACAGCCCGAAGGCCAACGATACAATTGACTTTCATCGTTTGAGCGATGCAGTTGTAATCATGGACGAGCCACAGACGATAAATCCAAGATATTGGCACGGTTTTGGGGAAACCTTACAATACCTGAGCGATAAACTACACACCAGCTATATCCTTATGACGGCAACCCAACCTTATATAATAAAGGGAATCGAATTATCTCCCAAGGGGCTGTCATTTCCTTATAATAGACATACATATAAAATACTTCCTCACAAGTATCAATTGAATGAATTACCCAGTCTTCTTGAGGATCATATCGAAAGGTTGTATGAAAAATCAGGACTGATTGTACTTAATACCAGAAAATCTGCAGTTGAAGTTTATAGGATGATCAAAAACGCCATGGGTGCACCTGTTTACTTTTTATCAACTTGGATGACTCCGCATCACAGACGTTTAACGATGAGGCTTTTAAGGTATCTGGAAAAGAAAAAAATACAACATTATTTAGTATCGACTCAGGTTGTCGAAGCAGGAGTAGATTTGGATTTCGACTGGGTATTTCGCGATCTGGGGCCTTTGGATAGTGTCGTTCAGGTAGCCGGAAGATGCAACAGACACAGCAGGTCCGAAAGGGGTGGTTTAGTGCTTGTTGCGGAGCTCATGAACGAACAGGGTAAATCTTTTTCTAATATGGTTTACGATGACATACTTTTAGATAGCTCACGGTCGACGCTTCGCCAGGAAGACAGAATAAACATCTTCGAAGAAAACATGGCGCCGATAAAAGTTGACAGTTACTACAGAGACATCACGGAGAGGCTGCAAGATAAGGGTATATGGAAAAATTTATGCGATGGCAGGTGGGGACCTCAAGATAGACCAAACCTTATAGACAAACATTATGATCCCTTGTCGGCTGAAGTGTATGTGGAACAAAACAACACTGTGCGTCCAATGTTTGAAAAACTTATAAACACTAAGTGGACACTAGAAAACTTAAATGAAAAAAGGCATCTGCATCGTAAATTGCTTCAATACATGATTGAAGTACCTCTAAAAGCACTCGAATCGTGGCGAAATAAGCTGGCTACCATAGCGTTTCAAGATGAATTACCTCCGCTTGATTTCAATGCAAGGTTTCAATGTTGGTTTCTTACTAAGGAAGGCAGGAAACATGTATACGATCACATTAGTGGGTTTAACTTGACTAAAGACAGCGAGGATGAGGAAGGTGCCTGTTTTCTCTGA
- the cas4 gene encoding CRISPR-associated protein Cas4 has translation MRKVPVFSELPRIGGTLVWYCLICKRQVWLISHGVEADKEDEFLKLGRLIDESSYERVRHSVSFGDSKFDLLKEEKGVLVIGEIKKSSRSIEAARLQLAHYLYELAKSGIAARGELLFPEERRREDVSITEDLQSKLDEIYIEIKDIVVSPCPPKAQECKYCKHCAYKELCWS, from the coding sequence ATGAGGAAGGTGCCTGTTTTCTCTGAGTTACCAAGGATAGGCGGAACTTTGGTATGGTATTGTCTTATATGTAAACGTCAGGTCTGGTTGATATCTCATGGCGTTGAGGCTGATAAGGAAGATGAATTCCTTAAGCTTGGAAGGTTAATCGATGAATCTTCCTACGAGAGGGTTCGTCACAGCGTTAGCTTTGGGGACAGTAAATTTGACCTTCTTAAAGAAGAGAAGGGTGTTTTGGTAATAGGCGAGATAAAAAAGAGCAGTCGCTCTATAGAAGCCGCTCGATTGCAGCTAGCCCATTATCTTTATGAACTTGCAAAATCTGGAATTGCAGCAAGAGGCGAGCTTCTTTTCCCGGAGGAAAGAAGACGCGAGGATGTCTCCATAACCGAAGATTTACAATCGAAACTTGATGAAATTTATATCGAAATTAAAGACATTGTGGTATCACCCTGTCCCCCTAAAGCGCAAGAGTGCAAGTATTGCAAGCACTGTGCTTATAAAGAACTATGCTGGAGCTGA